One stretch of Kogia breviceps isolate mKogBre1 chromosome 20, mKogBre1 haplotype 1, whole genome shotgun sequence DNA includes these proteins:
- the PPP1R3B gene encoding protein phosphatase 1 regulatory subunit 3B isoform X2 gives MAVDIECRYSCMAPSLRRERFAFQISPKPSKPLRPCIQLSGKNEASGTVAPTVQEKKVKKRVSFADNQGLALTMVKVFSEFDDPLDIPLNITELLDSIVSLTTAESESFVLDFSQPSADYLDFRNRIRTDHVCLENCVLKDRTIAGTVKVQNLAFEKMVKVRMTFDTWKSFTDFPCWYVKDTYAGSDKDTFSFEISLPEKIQSYERMEFAVCYECKGQTYWDSNKGKNYRIIRAELKSTQGTAQPPNGPDFGIAFDQFGSPRCSYGLFPEWPSYLGYEKLGPYY, from the coding sequence ATGGCTGTGGACATTGAGTGCAGGTACAGCTGCATGGCCCCCTCCTTGCGCAGAGAGCGGTTTGCCTTCCAGATCTCCCCGAAGCCAAGCAAACCCCTGAGGCCTTGTATTCAGCTGAGCGGCAAGAATGAAGCCAGTGGGACGGTGGCCCCGACCGTCCAGGAGAAGAAGGTGAAGAAGCGGGTGTCCTTTGCAGACAACCAAGGGCTGGCCCTGACAATGGTCAAAGTGTTCTCCGAGTTTGATGACCCGTTAGATATTCCACTGAACATCACCGAGCTCCTGGACAGCATTGTGAGTCTGACAACAGCGGAGAGCGAGAGCTTTGTGCTGGATTTCTCGCAGCCCTCTGCAGACTACCTGGACTTCAGAAATCGGATTCGGACCGACCACGTCTGCCTGGAGAACTGCGTCTTGAAGGACAGAACCATTGCAGGCACGGTGAAGGTGCAGAACCTCGCATTCGAGAAGATGGTGAAAGTCAGAATGACATTCGACACCTGGAAAAGCTTCACAGACTTTCCCTGTTGGTATGTGAAGGACACGTACGCAGGTTCAGACAAGGACACGTTCTCCTTTGAAATCAGCTTGCCTGAAAAAATTCAGTCTTATGAGAGGATGGAGTTTGCCGTGTGCTATGAGTGCAAAGGACAGACGTACTGGGACAGCAATAAGGGCAAAAACTATAGGATCATCCGGGCAGAGTTGAAATCCACCCAGGGAACAGCCCAGCCACCAAATGGACCAGATTTTGGAATAGCCTTTGACCAGTTTGGAAGCCCTCGGTGTTCCTATGGTCTGTTTCCGGAGTGGCCTAGTTATTTAGGATACGAGAAGCTCGGGCCCTACTATTAG
- the PPP1R3B gene encoding protein phosphatase 1 regulatory subunit 3B isoform X1: MRLPAKGADLSPGPRSCRRRRCPCHPGADAAAGWRLRTSGLMSCTRVLACSSPVMAVDIECRYSCMAPSLRRERFAFQISPKPSKPLRPCIQLSGKNEASGTVAPTVQEKKVKKRVSFADNQGLALTMVKVFSEFDDPLDIPLNITELLDSIVSLTTAESESFVLDFSQPSADYLDFRNRIRTDHVCLENCVLKDRTIAGTVKVQNLAFEKMVKVRMTFDTWKSFTDFPCWYVKDTYAGSDKDTFSFEISLPEKIQSYERMEFAVCYECKGQTYWDSNKGKNYRIIRAELKSTQGTAQPPNGPDFGIAFDQFGSPRCSYGLFPEWPSYLGYEKLGPYY, encoded by the exons ATGCGGCTGCCCGCGAAGGGCGCCGACCTGAGCCCCGGCCCCCGCTCCTGCCGTCGCCGCCGCTGCCCCTGTCACCCCGGCGCGGATGCTGCCGCGGGCTGGCGCCTCCGCACCTCGGGGCTTATGAGCTGTACCAG GGTTCTAGCCTGCTCTAGCCCCGTGATGGCTGTGGACATTGAGTGCAGGTACAGCTGCATGGCCCCCTCCTTGCGCAGAGAGCGGTTTGCCTTCCAGATCTCCCCGAAGCCAAGCAAACCCCTGAGGCCTTGTATTCAGCTGAGCGGCAAGAATGAAGCCAGTGGGACGGTGGCCCCGACCGTCCAGGAGAAGAAGGTGAAGAAGCGGGTGTCCTTTGCAGACAACCAAGGGCTGGCCCTGACAATGGTCAAAGTGTTCTCCGAGTTTGATGACCCGTTAGATATTCCACTGAACATCACCGAGCTCCTGGACAGCATTGTGAGTCTGACAACAGCGGAGAGCGAGAGCTTTGTGCTGGATTTCTCGCAGCCCTCTGCAGACTACCTGGACTTCAGAAATCGGATTCGGACCGACCACGTCTGCCTGGAGAACTGCGTCTTGAAGGACAGAACCATTGCAGGCACGGTGAAGGTGCAGAACCTCGCATTCGAGAAGATGGTGAAAGTCAGAATGACATTCGACACCTGGAAAAGCTTCACAGACTTTCCCTGTTGGTATGTGAAGGACACGTACGCAGGTTCAGACAAGGACACGTTCTCCTTTGAAATCAGCTTGCCTGAAAAAATTCAGTCTTATGAGAGGATGGAGTTTGCCGTGTGCTATGAGTGCAAAGGACAGACGTACTGGGACAGCAATAAGGGCAAAAACTATAGGATCATCCGGGCAGAGTTGAAATCCACCCAGGGAACAGCCCAGCCACCAAATGGACCAGATTTTGGAATAGCCTTTGACCAGTTTGGAAGCCCTCGGTGTTCCTATGGTCTGTTTCCGGAGTGGCCTAGTTATTTAGGATACGAGAAGCTCGGGCCCTACTATTAG
- the PPP1R3B gene encoding protein phosphatase 1 regulatory subunit 3B isoform X3 produces the protein MCLATNLDLCSVILRLEILILISSPTSSISPLELSNQNINLPWVLACSSPVMAVDIECRYSCMAPSLRRERFAFQISPKPSKPLRPCIQLSGKNEASGTVAPTVQEKKVKKRVSFADNQGLALTMVKVFSEFDDPLDIPLNITELLDSIVSLTTAESESFVLDFSQPSADYLDFRNRIRTDHVCLENCVLKDRTIAGTVKVQNLAFEKMVKVRMTFDTWKSFTDFPCWYVKDTYAGSDKDTFSFEISLPEKIQSYERMEFAVCYECKGQTYWDSNKGKNYRIIRAELKSTQGTAQPPNGPDFGIAFDQFGSPRCSYGLFPEWPSYLGYEKLGPYY, from the exons ATGTGTTTGGCAACTAATCTAGATCTGTGTTCTGTGATTCTCAGGCTAGAGATTTTAATCCTAATTTCATCGCCGACTTCTTCAATTAGCCCATTGGAACTGTCAAATCAGAATATCAATTTGCCATG GGTTCTAGCCTGCTCTAGCCCCGTGATGGCTGTGGACATTGAGTGCAGGTACAGCTGCATGGCCCCCTCCTTGCGCAGAGAGCGGTTTGCCTTCCAGATCTCCCCGAAGCCAAGCAAACCCCTGAGGCCTTGTATTCAGCTGAGCGGCAAGAATGAAGCCAGTGGGACGGTGGCCCCGACCGTCCAGGAGAAGAAGGTGAAGAAGCGGGTGTCCTTTGCAGACAACCAAGGGCTGGCCCTGACAATGGTCAAAGTGTTCTCCGAGTTTGATGACCCGTTAGATATTCCACTGAACATCACCGAGCTCCTGGACAGCATTGTGAGTCTGACAACAGCGGAGAGCGAGAGCTTTGTGCTGGATTTCTCGCAGCCCTCTGCAGACTACCTGGACTTCAGAAATCGGATTCGGACCGACCACGTCTGCCTGGAGAACTGCGTCTTGAAGGACAGAACCATTGCAGGCACGGTGAAGGTGCAGAACCTCGCATTCGAGAAGATGGTGAAAGTCAGAATGACATTCGACACCTGGAAAAGCTTCACAGACTTTCCCTGTTGGTATGTGAAGGACACGTACGCAGGTTCAGACAAGGACACGTTCTCCTTTGAAATCAGCTTGCCTGAAAAAATTCAGTCTTATGAGAGGATGGAGTTTGCCGTGTGCTATGAGTGCAAAGGACAGACGTACTGGGACAGCAATAAGGGCAAAAACTATAGGATCATCCGGGCAGAGTTGAAATCCACCCAGGGAACAGCCCAGCCACCAAATGGACCAGATTTTGGAATAGCCTTTGACCAGTTTGGAAGCCCTCGGTGTTCCTATGGTCTGTTTCCGGAGTGGCCTAGTTATTTAGGATACGAGAAGCTCGGGCCCTACTATTAG